The following are encoded together in the Drosophila takahashii strain IR98-3 E-12201 chromosome X, DtakHiC1v2, whole genome shotgun sequence genome:
- the LOC108067341 gene encoding mitochondrial import inner membrane translocase subunit Tim13, with the protein MAPNHYDLERIRQQIVLANIQELIQKMTRRCFNACIALPGLELRSTERDCLSSCMDRFMDSVQVVSCQYFRRRRRQQQLRLNRLASESSASSASK; encoded by the coding sequence ATGGCGCCCAACCATTACGACCTCGAGCGGATTCGCCAGCAGATCGTGCTGGCCAACATCCAGGAGCTCATCCAGAAGATGACGCGTCGCTGCTTCAACGCGTGCATCGCTCTTCCCGGCCTGGAGTTGCGCTCCACGGAACGCGACTGCCTGTCCAGCTGCATGGATCGGTTCATGGACTCGGTTCAGGTGGTCTCGTGCCAGTATTTCAGGCGCCGGCgccgccagcagcagctccgTTTGAACCGCTTGGCTAGTGAATCCTCCGCATCCAGTGCTTCCAAGTGA
- the LOC108069719 gene encoding uncharacterized protein, whose product MMEERRLERQRRLLAMRSAAPSLPSTHSKEFNLRLVELYKAEPCLWNTSLPEHKDPEQKRYAWEKIAAQLGSHMSAEFVRCRMRSMRYHLNVYNLQMIEYQMAPPSATDKPPEKPFYHESFAFLETATSNSDNSDQKDSASGEPTEEPKPSTADKLAKLWSDFNLKTLTKRESLAASGSGGHPPRERRSGPSIAGMVKMRLQEAQMKPLEFAMPRLGIPRVQRSIPKSRVLEQSFGSEEALSQSPTALQARPGDSVSKTKLDRDREKPTTSQKAQGSQSEDEELYSLHWNVRKEQRSLRPGHEQLRQKHPLKLRSSQGNEPTPDIF is encoded by the coding sequence ATGATGGAGGAACGACGTCTTGAAAGGCAGCGCCGTCTATTGGCCATGCGGAGTGCAGCTCCCTCACTGCCCTCCACCCACTCGAAGGAGTTCAACCTGCGCCTGGTGGAGCTCTACAAGGCGGAGCCCTGCCTGTGGAACACCTCGCTGCCGGAGCACAAGGATCCGGAGCAGAAGCGCTACGCCTGGGAGAAGATCGCCGCCCAGCTGGGAAGCCATATGAGTGCCGAGTTTGTGCGCTGCCGTATGCGCAGCATGCGATATCATCTGAATGTCTACAATCTGCAGATGATCGAGTACCAGATGGCACCGCCCAGTGCCACAGATAAGCCGCCCGAGAAGCCCTTTTACCATGAGAGCTTTGCCTTCCTGGAAACTGCTACTTCAAATAGTGACAATAGCGATCAGAAAGATTCGGCAAGTGGTGAGCCTACTGAAGAACCAAAACCCTCAACCGCCGACAAGTTGGCCAAACTCTGGTCCGACTTCAATCTGAAGACCCTGACCAAAAGAGAGTCCTTGGCTGCCAGTGGTAGTGGTGGTCATCCTCCCAGGGAACGTCGCTCGGGACCGAGCATCGCTGGAATGGTCAAGATGCGCCTGCAGGAGGCACAGATGAAGCCACTAGAGTTTGCAATGCCGCGTCTGGGAATTCCGAGGGTACAGCGAAGTATACCCAAAAGTCGGGTTTTGGAACAGAGTTTTGGATCGGAGGAGGCCCTTTCCCAGTCACCAACCGCCTTGCAGGCCCGTCCCGGTGACTCGGTGTCCAAAACGAAGCTGGATCGGGATAGGGAGAAACCGACTACCTCCCAGAAGGCTCAGGGCTCCCAGTCGGAGGACGAGGAGCTGTACAGTCTGCACTGGAATGTGCGCAAGGAGCAGCGTTCCCTGCGTCCTGGACACGAACAGCTGCGTCAGAAGCATCCATTGAAACTGCGCTCCTCCCAAGGCAACGAACCCACTCcagatatattttaa
- the Cyp308a1 gene encoding probable cytochrome P450 308a1 — translation MWLPLLCLLCLIALATLLWQGNHWRSRGLKGPFGWPLVGNMLDFALARRSYGQVYEQIYSQNPGLKYVAFYRLFNEPAILVRDQELLRHILVGSHFVDCAENAVHVDPRRDVLASHNPFIASGDRWRILRADLVALFTPSRLRQTLPHVVSACQLLRAQIPLKLEGFEAKDLATRFTLQVVASVVFGLDAHCLDREEECPNRWLQWLAPLFQPSSKWSWLETVSLLHSPRLGWIIGHRYVPLQMQRWFRDLVAGRSGGDNLLQWLAESKRTLTKDELAGHATTLLLEGYETSAMLLAFVLYELARNEEVQRRLHQELDEVAQRHDGQLMDTAALSQLRYAEAALLEALRLHPAMQALQKRCTKSFRLPAQKSGCESETESALQVDVGTVLVLPVQAIHLDPDMWPEPKQFRPERFLQQPQMGCRFLGFGAGARMCPGMRLGLLQTKAALATLLQDHCVLLADRDQDQVEVEVSPLTFLTASKRGIWLRLERRSTQ, via the exons AAGGGACCTTTCGGCTGGCCGCTGGTTGGGAATATGCTGGACTTTGCCTTGGCCCGCCGTTCCTATGGCCAGGTTTACGAGCAGATATACAG TCAGAATCCCGGCCTGAAATACGTGGCCTTCTATCGCCTGTTCAACGAACCCGCCATTCTGGTGCGCGACCAGGAGCTACTGCGTCACATCCTAGTGGGCAGCCACTTTGTGGACTGTGCAGAGAATGCTGTCCATGTCGACCCTCGCCGCGATGTCCTCGCTAGCCACAATCCCTTCATCGCCAGTGGCGATCGCTGGCGCATCTTAAGAGCCGACCTGGTGGCCCTCTTCACGCCCAGCCGACTGCGTCAGACTTTGCCACATGTGGTCAGTGCCTGCCAGTTGCTAAGGGCTCAAATACCCCTTAAGCTTGAGGGCTTTGAGGCCAAGGATCTGGCCACCCGCTTCACGCTGCAGGTGGTGGCCTCCGTGGTCTTTGGTCTGGATGCTCACTGCTTGGATCGGGAAGAGGAGTGCCCAAATCGCTGGCTGCAGTGGTTGGCCCCGCTCTTTCAGCCAAGCTCCAAATGGAGTTGGCTGGAGACCGTGTCACTGTTGCACTCACCCCGTCTGGGTTGGATCATAGGCCATCG CTATGTACCCCTGCAAATGCAGAGATGGTTCAGGGATTTGGTGGCCGGAAGGAGTGGCGGCGACAACCTGCTCCAATGGCTGGCGGAGAGCAAGAGGACTTTAACTAAGGACGAGCTGGCGGGGCATGCCACCACCCTGCTCCTCGAAGGCTACGAAACCTCGGCCATGTTACTCGCCTTCGTCCTTTACGAATTGGCCCGCAACGAGGAGGTTCAGCGACGCCTGCATCAAGAATTGGATGAGGTTGCCCAGCGACACGATGGCCAGTTGATGGACACAGCCGCCTTGAGTCAACTTCGCTACGCTGAGGCAGCGCTGCTCGAGGCACTGCGTCTTCACCCGGCCATGCAGGCTCTGCAGAAGCGATGCACCAAATCCTTTAGACTGCCGGCCCAAAAATCAGGTTGTGAATCTGAAACTGAATCTGCACTTCAGGTGGATGTGGGAACGGTCCTGGTGCTGCCCGTCCAGGCCATTCATCT TGACCCCGATATGTGGCCCGAACCCAAGCAGTTTCGTCCCGAGCGCTTCTTGCAACAGCCACAAATGGGCTGTCGATTTTTGGGCTTCGGCGCTGGAGCCCGAATGTGTCCAGGAATGCGTCTTGGCCTTCTCCAAACGAAGGCTGCTCTTGCCACCCTCCTGCAGGATCACTGCGTCCTGCTGGCGGATCGGGACCAGGATCAGGTGGAGGTAGAGGTGTCCCCACTAACATTCCTTACCGCCAGCAAACGTGGCATATGGTTGCGTTTGGAGAGACGATCAACGCAATGA
- the LOC108069720 gene encoding cofilin/actin-depolymerizing factor homolog, translating into MASGIELSRECRQVFEQIRKLKQHRYAVFVIQDELEIKVEYLGVREATYDDFLADLRRSGANQCRFAVYDYAYQHQCQGTSSTCLKEKLFLMLWCPTLAKVKDKMLYSSTFAVLKREFAGVQKCIQATELDEACRNAVEEQLRSLDRE; encoded by the coding sequence ATGGCATCTGGAATCGAGCTGAGCCGCGAGTGCCGGCAGGTCTTCGAGCAGATTCGCAAGCTGAAGCAGCATCGCTACGCGGTGTTCGTCATCCAGGACGAGCTGGAGATCAAGGTGGAGTATCTGGGAGTGCGGGAGGCGACCTACGATGACTTCCTCGCGGATCTGCGACGTTCGGGGGCGAATCAGTGCCGCTTTGCCGTCTACGATTATGCGTATCAGCATCAGTGCCAGGGCACCTCGTCCACCTGCCTGAAGGAGAAGCTCTTCCTGATGCTCTGGTGCCCCACGCTGGCCAAGGTCAAGGACAAGATGCTCTATTCGAGCACCTTTGCGGTGCTGAAGCGGGAGTTCGCGGGCGTCCAGAAGTGCATCCAGGCCACCGAACTGGACGAGGCCTGTCGCAATGCCGTCGAGGAGCAGCTGCGCTCGCTGGACAGGGAATAG